From Haloglomus litoreum, the proteins below share one genomic window:
- the surE gene encoding 5'/3'-nucleotidase SurE: MNVLLTNDDGIDAPGLRALADALDALGEVTVVAPASNQSAVGRGLSYGRMGPDGGNDGDLGLGEDPEDPFTVHIPHEEHELGYAVHGTPCDCVILGIGAFEPDIVVAGCNAGANLGVHVLPRSGTASAAVEAASLGVPGVAVSMDVIGLDRDGLAPSDFERAARVGRAVVERALDRDAFTDTDYLNVNVPRPDRDLAGVAVTRPTPQYDMHADLADGRFALHNPLHAGMAEGDIPDDEGTDRRALLEDRVSISPLTLPRHGIDASVFDRLDEVFADVAALGR; encoded by the coding sequence ATGAACGTCCTGCTCACGAACGACGACGGCATCGACGCCCCCGGCCTCCGGGCGCTGGCCGACGCACTCGACGCACTCGGTGAGGTGACCGTCGTGGCCCCCGCCAGCAACCAGAGCGCCGTCGGCCGGGGCCTCTCCTACGGTCGGATGGGGCCCGACGGCGGGAACGACGGCGACCTCGGGCTGGGCGAGGACCCCGAGGACCCGTTCACCGTCCACATCCCGCACGAGGAACACGAGCTGGGCTACGCCGTCCACGGCACCCCCTGCGACTGCGTCATCCTCGGCATCGGCGCGTTCGAGCCCGACATCGTGGTCGCGGGCTGCAACGCCGGGGCGAACCTCGGCGTCCACGTCCTCCCGCGGTCGGGCACCGCCAGTGCCGCGGTCGAGGCCGCCTCGCTCGGCGTGCCGGGAGTGGCGGTCTCGATGGACGTCATCGGGCTGGACAGGGACGGACTCGCGCCGTCGGACTTCGAGCGGGCCGCCCGGGTCGGCCGCGCGGTCGTCGAACGGGCGCTCGACCGGGACGCCTTCACCGACACGGACTACCTCAACGTCAACGTCCCGCGGCCGGACCGCGACCTCGCGGGCGTCGCCGTCACCCGGCCGACACCGCAGTACGACATGCACGCCGACCTCGCAGACGGGCGCTTCGCGCTCCACAACCCGCTCCACGCCGGGATGGCCGAGGGCGACATCCCCGACGACGAGGGGACCGACCGGCGGGCGCTGCTCGAGGACCGGGTCAGCATCTCGCCGCTGACGCTCCCCCGGCACGGCATCGACGCGAGCGTGTTCGACCGGCTGGACGAGGTGTTCGCGGACGTGGCGGCGCTCGGGAGGTGA
- a CDS encoding amino acid permease, protein MSAEGGELERTLGFVEAMTLGGGTMIGAGIFILPGIAAETAGPASSVSYAIAGFVALLAALSLSELATGMPIAGGSYHYVNRALGGLFGAVVGWGMWTGLMFASAFYMIGFGQYLVEPLPFLDGRAVIVGIGLVGLALLLGVNYYGTEESSAFQNVTIGTETAIILVFVAVGLFFIDPGNLEPFAPFGAGGVVATTGIVFISFLGFEIIATVAGEIKNPSRIIPLSMILSVVLVTILYVLVMLVSTGVIPFESLGESPIPVSDVAVVYLGPLGVIAIVFAAIIAAISSSNSSILAASRVIYAMGRDGIVTDWLNASHPRFYTPHRAIAATGGVTALLILAGLGVETIIALLAEAASFSFLVSYSLVQVSLVVFRRADPDDYDPSFALPWPVYPVVPILGVLLSLLVVSQMATVVVVIGSGIVAFGVVWYAVYARGRVVSEGLLREAIRGEPAEPFRVVVPVANPGTQRGLLRLAAASAHANEDRGTPELVAVNVTPVAHPSPLQNVEADRADHQRDLLENAHDIATEMDVTLRTRAVVAPDVGEAILDVIEDEAADEVILGWDGTLDWDGHVFGTTVDPVVRDAPCDVSLVDLRTETVGTPVALVAPGPNAPVVAHQAVEFATVDGTVPTLLNVQSPRSESDADAEARGQAVVTDAAEAAGLDPDEYDVRVVVDDDVGRAVVEATGQYDTVCVGLSGRPGGSGIRFGTVTERVVHDSPGNVALIRGS, encoded by the coding sequence ATGAGCGCCGAGGGTGGCGAACTCGAGCGGACGCTCGGCTTCGTCGAGGCGATGACGCTCGGCGGCGGGACGATGATCGGTGCGGGGATATTCATCCTCCCGGGCATCGCCGCCGAGACGGCCGGACCCGCGAGTTCGGTCTCCTACGCCATCGCGGGCTTCGTCGCGCTGCTCGCGGCGCTCTCGCTCTCGGAACTGGCGACCGGGATGCCCATCGCCGGCGGCAGCTACCACTACGTCAACCGCGCGCTCGGCGGGCTCTTCGGGGCCGTCGTCGGCTGGGGGATGTGGACCGGGCTGATGTTCGCGAGTGCCTTCTACATGATCGGCTTCGGACAGTACCTCGTCGAGCCGCTCCCCTTCCTCGACGGACGGGCCGTCATCGTCGGCATCGGGCTCGTCGGGCTGGCCCTGCTGCTGGGGGTCAACTACTACGGGACCGAGGAGTCCAGCGCCTTCCAGAACGTCACCATCGGAACCGAGACGGCCATCATCCTCGTCTTCGTCGCCGTCGGCCTCTTCTTCATCGACCCCGGGAACCTCGAGCCGTTCGCCCCCTTCGGCGCCGGCGGGGTCGTCGCCACGACCGGCATCGTCTTCATCTCCTTCCTCGGCTTCGAGATCATCGCCACCGTCGCTGGCGAGATCAAGAACCCCAGTCGCATCATCCCGCTGTCGATGATCCTCTCGGTGGTGCTGGTGACCATCCTCTACGTGCTGGTCATGCTCGTCAGCACCGGCGTCATCCCCTTCGAGTCGCTCGGGGAGTCCCCCATCCCGGTCTCGGACGTGGCCGTCGTCTACCTGGGGCCGCTGGGGGTGATTGCCATCGTCTTCGCCGCCATCATCGCGGCCATCTCGAGTTCGAACTCCTCCATCCTCGCCGCCTCGCGGGTCATCTACGCCATGGGCCGGGACGGGATCGTGACCGACTGGCTCAACGCGAGCCACCCGCGGTTCTATACGCCACACCGGGCCATCGCCGCCACCGGCGGCGTGACGGCGCTGCTCATCCTCGCCGGGCTCGGCGTGGAGACGATCATCGCGCTGCTGGCGGAGGCGGCGAGCTTCAGCTTCCTCGTCTCCTACTCGCTCGTTCAGGTCTCGCTGGTCGTGTTCCGGCGGGCCGACCCGGACGACTACGACCCATCGTTCGCGCTCCCGTGGCCCGTCTACCCGGTCGTGCCGATCCTGGGTGTGCTCCTCTCGCTGCTGGTCGTCTCGCAGATGGCGACCGTCGTCGTCGTCATCGGCTCCGGCATCGTCGCCTTCGGCGTCGTCTGGTACGCGGTCTACGCGCGGGGCCGTGTCGTGAGCGAGGGGCTCCTCCGCGAGGCGATCCGGGGTGAGCCGGCCGAGCCGTTCCGCGTGGTCGTTCCCGTGGCGAACCCGGGCACCCAGCGGGGCCTCCTCCGGCTCGCGGCGGCGAGCGCACACGCCAACGAGGACCGGGGAACGCCCGAACTCGTCGCCGTCAACGTCACGCCGGTCGCCCACCCCTCGCCGCTCCAGAACGTCGAGGCCGACCGCGCCGACCACCAGCGCGACCTCCTCGAGAACGCGCACGACATCGCGACGGAGATGGACGTCACCCTCCGGACCAGGGCGGTGGTCGCACCGGACGTCGGTGAGGCGATCCTTGACGTGATCGAGGACGAGGCGGCCGACGAGGTCATCCTCGGCTGGGACGGGACGCTCGACTGGGACGGCCACGTCTTCGGCACGACGGTCGACCCGGTGGTCCGGGACGCCCCCTGTGACGTCTCGCTCGTCGACCTCCGGACCGAGACCGTCGGGACGCCGGTGGCGCTCGTCGCGCCGGGCCCCAACGCCCCGGTCGTCGCACACCAGGCGGTCGAGTTCGCGACCGTCGACGGGACCGTCCCGACCCTGCTGAACGTCCAGTCCCCCCGGAGCGAGAGCGACGCGGACGCCGAGGCACGGGGGCAAGCAGTCGTCACCGATGCCGCCGAGGCGGCGGGCCTCGACCCCGACGAGTACGACGTCCGGGTCGTCGTCGACGACGACGTCGGGCGGGCGGTCGTCGAGGCGACCGGCCAGTACGACACCGTCTGTGTCGGGCTCTCGGGGCGGCCCGGAGGGTCCGGAATCCGCTTCGGAACGGTCACCGAACGCGTCGTGCACGACAGCCCCGGCAACGTCGCCCTGATACGCGGCTCGTGA
- a CDS encoding FAD-binding and (Fe-S)-binding domain-containing protein has protein sequence MAIDPADPGASVDALGHDHPDVAEYAAVAADLRANVSGDVRFDEYAQVLYATDGSIYQARPAGVVFPTDVADVQAAVDVAREHDVPVMPRGTGSSLAGQAVGPGCIVLDVSRHMDDVLEIDPEAQEATIQPGVVQDHLDAQLAEYGLKFAPDPASSNRATVGGGIGNNSTGAHSVRYGITDAYTEAVTAVLSDGSLIHAREVVLDSDEWDDIVSKDDREAEIYETVRALVEEHEADIEAKYPDLKRRVTGYNLDRVVYENDDGDEVINLAKLFVGSEGSLGVLVEATLSLVTVPEETALALYCFESLDAALRAVPQALDFDPSAVELMDDEVFRMAAESDGYAEYVEPIPEGTAAALMVEYDSELHDDFEAAIGATNEHFVDEGDAFDVVEAYTDEAQADIWKLRKAAIPLLMSLQGDPKPYPFIEDATVPPAELAAYVEKFEEVLENHDTSAAYFAHAGSGTLHIRPILNLKEEGGVEALHSITDDVTDLVLEHHGAFSGEHGDGMARTEFTPKMYGPDLWRAFKEVKTAFDPDWLMHPGNVVYRDGPEDVGPDSERGVGADNREHLRYGPAYQSVEPQTELDFADEGGFSHLVELCNGCGTCRQTDTDVMCPTWRASKEEIQTTRGRANMLRAGISGEISEDELYSERFQEEVLDLCVGCKGCASDCPTGVDMAKLKTEVKHEYHQREGVGLRERLFGNVHRVSAVGSALAPLSNWAQSLPGADWLGERLLDIAPERDLPHFERETLVDWFESRGPRVSAAEADRTVVLYPDTYTNYSYTAPGKAAVRVLEAAGVHVQVPGDLGPTGRPAFSQGLLDETRERARDTVDALAPRVDDGWEVVFVEPSDAVMLQDEYLDLFPDDEAAHRLAGSSYAVCEYLDVHRLDEAVDWAAPDEALTYHGHCNQEAVGTDHHAVGVLRRAGYAVDPLDSTCCGMAGSFGYEAEHYEVSKAIGRILYGQVDDSDGDTVVAPGASCRTQLDDHVDDPPHPVEMLGAALAE, from the coding sequence ATGGCAATCGACCCCGCGGACCCCGGGGCCTCGGTCGACGCACTGGGACACGACCATCCGGATGTCGCCGAGTACGCCGCCGTGGCTGCCGACCTGCGGGCGAACGTCTCGGGCGACGTGCGGTTCGACGAGTACGCCCAGGTGCTGTACGCGACCGACGGGAGCATCTACCAGGCCCGCCCCGCGGGCGTCGTCTTCCCGACGGACGTGGCGGACGTGCAGGCCGCCGTCGATGTCGCCCGCGAGCACGACGTCCCGGTCATGCCCCGCGGGACCGGCTCCTCGCTGGCGGGGCAGGCGGTCGGCCCCGGCTGCATCGTCCTCGACGTGAGCCGGCACATGGACGACGTGCTCGAGATCGACCCCGAGGCCCAGGAGGCGACCATCCAGCCCGGCGTCGTGCAGGACCACCTCGACGCCCAGCTCGCGGAGTACGGCCTGAAGTTCGCTCCCGACCCGGCCTCCTCGAACCGCGCGACGGTCGGCGGCGGCATCGGGAACAACTCCACCGGTGCCCACTCGGTCCGGTACGGCATCACCGACGCCTACACGGAGGCGGTGACGGCGGTCCTCTCTGACGGCTCGCTCATCCACGCCCGCGAGGTCGTCCTCGACAGCGACGAATGGGACGACATCGTCTCGAAGGACGACCGCGAGGCCGAGATCTACGAGACGGTCCGCGCGCTCGTCGAGGAGCACGAGGCCGACATCGAGGCGAAGTATCCGGACCTGAAGCGCCGGGTCACGGGCTACAACCTCGACCGCGTCGTCTACGAGAACGACGACGGCGACGAGGTGATCAACCTCGCGAAACTGTTCGTCGGGAGCGAGGGGTCGCTGGGCGTCCTCGTGGAGGCGACGCTCTCGCTGGTGACGGTGCCCGAAGAGACGGCGCTGGCGCTGTACTGCTTCGAGAGCCTGGACGCGGCGCTCCGGGCGGTGCCCCAGGCCCTGGACTTCGACCCGAGCGCGGTCGAGCTGATGGACGACGAGGTGTTCCGGATGGCCGCCGAGTCCGACGGCTACGCCGAGTACGTCGAGCCCATCCCCGAGGGGACGGCGGCCGCGCTGATGGTCGAGTACGACTCGGAGCTCCACGACGACTTCGAGGCCGCCATCGGCGCCACGAACGAGCACTTCGTCGACGAGGGGGACGCCTTCGACGTCGTCGAGGCGTACACCGACGAGGCCCAGGCCGACATCTGGAAGCTCCGGAAGGCCGCCATCCCGCTCCTCATGTCCCTGCAGGGCGACCCGAAGCCGTACCCGTTCATCGAGGACGCCACCGTCCCGCCCGCCGAACTCGCGGCGTACGTGGAGAAGTTCGAGGAGGTGCTCGAGAACCACGACACCTCGGCGGCGTACTTCGCCCACGCCGGGAGCGGGACGCTCCACATCCGGCCCATCCTCAACCTCAAGGAGGAAGGCGGCGTCGAGGCGCTGCACTCCATCACCGACGACGTGACCGACCTCGTCCTCGAACACCACGGCGCCTTCTCCGGCGAGCACGGCGACGGGATGGCCCGCACCGAGTTCACGCCGAAGATGTACGGGCCGGACCTCTGGCGGGCGTTCAAGGAGGTGAAGACGGCGTTCGACCCGGACTGGCTCATGCACCCGGGGAACGTCGTCTACCGGGACGGTCCCGAGGACGTGGGGCCCGACTCCGAGCGCGGCGTCGGCGCCGACAACCGCGAGCACCTGCGCTACGGCCCGGCGTACCAGTCCGTCGAGCCGCAGACGGAGCTGGACTTCGCGGACGAGGGCGGGTTCTCGCACCTCGTCGAGCTCTGCAACGGCTGTGGCACCTGCCGGCAGACCGACACGGACGTGATGTGCCCGACCTGGCGCGCCTCGAAGGAGGAGATCCAGACGACCCGGGGCCGGGCGAACATGCTCCGCGCGGGCATCTCCGGCGAGATCTCGGAGGACGAGCTGTACAGCGAGCGGTTCCAGGAGGAGGTGCTGGACCTCTGTGTCGGCTGCAAGGGCTGTGCCAGCGACTGCCCGACCGGCGTCGACATGGCGAAGCTGAAGACGGAGGTGAAACACGAGTACCACCAGCGCGAGGGGGTCGGCCTCCGCGAGCGCCTGTTCGGCAACGTACACCGCGTCTCCGCGGTCGGGAGCGCGCTCGCGCCGCTGTCGAACTGGGCGCAGTCGCTGCCCGGCGCCGACTGGCTCGGCGAGCGCCTGCTCGATATCGCGCCCGAGCGCGACCTGCCCCACTTCGAGCGCGAGACGCTCGTCGACTGGTTCGAGTCCCGTGGGCCCCGCGTCTCCGCGGCCGAGGCCGACCGAACGGTCGTCCTCTACCCGGACACGTACACGAACTACAGCTACACGGCACCGGGGAAGGCCGCCGTCCGCGTCCTCGAAGCGGCGGGCGTCCACGTGCAGGTGCCGGGCGACCTCGGGCCGACCGGCCGTCCGGCGTTCTCGCAGGGGCTGCTCGACGAGACCCGCGAGCGGGCCCGCGACACCGTCGACGCGCTCGCGCCCCGCGTCGACGACGGCTGGGAGGTCGTCTTCGTCGAGCCCTCGGACGCGGTGATGCTGCAGGACGAGTACCTCGACCTCTTCCCGGACGACGAGGCCGCCCACCGGCTGGCCGGGAGCTCGTACGCCGTCTGCGAGTACCTCGACGTCCACCGGCTGGACGAGGCCGTCGACTGGGCCGCCCCCGACGAGGCGCTCACCTACCACGGCCACTGCAACCAGGAGGCCGTCGGGACCGACCACCACGCCGTCGGCGTGCTCCGGCGGGCGGGCTACGCGGTCGACCCGCTGGACTCGACCTGCTGCGGGATGGCCGGCTCCTTCGGCTACGAGGCCGAGCACTACGAGGTCTCGAAGGCCATCGGCCGCATCCTCTACGGCCAGGTCGACGACAGCGACGGCGACACCGTGGTCGCACCGGGGGCGTCCTGCCGGACGCAACTGGACGACCACGTCGACGACCCGCCCCACCCGGTGGAGATGCTCGGCGCGGCGCTGGCCGAGTAG
- a CDS encoding LUD domain-containing protein has product MAASDTGRFTDALADLDVGWTRATAAEWPTVLTKVVEPPAVGAALPHEGVSLDASEVDVEMDPSLEDLRAARTGVTGAALGIADYGSVVLRTDEAPLTEAASLFVDHHVAVLGASDVRPDMAAALETLGPVFREEDADAIVATGPSATADMGALVRGAHGPETVHVVLLTDR; this is encoded by the coding sequence ATGGCAGCGAGTGACACGGGACGATTCACCGACGCGCTAGCGGACCTCGACGTCGGGTGGACCAGGGCTACGGCCGCCGAGTGGCCGACGGTCCTCACGAAGGTCGTCGAGCCGCCCGCCGTCGGCGCCGCACTGCCCCACGAGGGGGTCTCGCTCGACGCGAGCGAGGTCGACGTCGAGATGGACCCGTCGCTCGAGGACCTGCGGGCGGCGCGGACGGGCGTCACCGGCGCCGCGCTCGGCATCGCCGACTACGGGAGCGTCGTCCTCCGGACGGACGAGGCGCCGCTGACCGAGGCGGCGAGCCTCTTCGTCGACCACCACGTCGCGGTGCTGGGGGCCAGCGACGTCCGACCCGACATGGCGGCCGCGCTGGAGACGCTCGGCCCCGTCTTCCGCGAGGAGGACGCCGACGCCATCGTCGCCACGGGGCCGAGCGCGACCGCCGACATGGGCGCGCTCGTCCGCGGCGCGCACGGGCCCGAGACCGTCCACGTCGTGCTCCTGACCGACCGATGA
- a CDS encoding LUD domain-containing protein, with amino-acid sequence MATEGDAIGENTRGFNQGRYDAVADLEDYERYKREARATKAEAIERLPELLDRLREQVRANGGTVYLADDAADANRYIADVLDDVDASRVVKSKSMTSEELEVNEAIEATGTDVVETDLGEWVLQLADETPSHIVAPAIHKSREEIAALFAERFDLDEPPETAAELTRFARERLGEQIEAADVGMTGANFITADSGTLALVTSEGNARKTVAATDTHIAVAGVEKVVPSVEDLQPFVELIGRSGTGQDLTSYLSLLTPPVSYPSLDADDPESPLTATDPDREFHLVLVDNGRMAMREDDDLRETLYCIRCSACSNTCANFQSVGGHAFGGETYSGGIATGWEAGVEGLDVAAEFNDLCTGCSRCVEACPVGIDIPWINTVVRDRINRSGDPSRFDWLVDGLSPDAESGSVGLRERFFGNFGTVAALGSATAPLSNRLADSGPVRRAMDRWLGITPERDLPTFAGESFSTWFERRGGAQVPPAAATREVALYPDIYTEYIDTARGKAAVRALEALEVNVRVPSVGGSGRAALSQGMIETAASRARAVVDGLAPHLDAGRDVVVVEPSDLAMFRGDYDRLVDDDGGLSEASYEPFEYLYGLAANGADLDALRGAGAASTGRLAYHSHCQQRTLGLETYTVAVLEDLGYDVVTSDVECCGMAGSFGYKSEYYELSVDVGERLADQFTADGTADRRVVASGTSCLDQLDSLLARQPAHPVEVIAPGDGPGDG; translated from the coding sequence ATGGCGACCGAGGGCGACGCCATCGGCGAGAACACGCGCGGCTTCAACCAGGGGCGCTACGACGCCGTCGCCGACCTCGAGGACTACGAGCGGTACAAGCGCGAGGCCCGGGCGACGAAGGCCGAGGCCATCGAGCGGCTGCCGGAGCTGCTCGACCGGCTCCGCGAGCAGGTCCGGGCCAACGGCGGCACCGTCTACCTCGCCGACGACGCGGCGGACGCCAATCGCTACATCGCCGACGTGCTCGACGACGTGGACGCATCGCGCGTGGTGAAGTCCAAATCGATGACCAGCGAGGAACTCGAGGTCAACGAGGCCATCGAGGCCACCGGGACGGACGTGGTGGAGACGGACCTCGGGGAGTGGGTGCTCCAGCTGGCCGACGAGACGCCGAGCCACATCGTCGCGCCGGCCATCCACAAGTCCCGCGAGGAGATCGCCGCGCTGTTCGCCGAGCGGTTCGACCTGGACGAGCCCCCGGAGACCGCCGCGGAACTGACCCGCTTCGCCCGCGAGCGCCTCGGCGAGCAGATCGAGGCCGCCGACGTCGGGATGACGGGGGCGAACTTCATCACGGCCGACTCGGGGACGCTCGCGCTCGTGACGAGCGAGGGCAACGCCCGGAAGACGGTCGCCGCGACCGACACCCACATCGCGGTCGCCGGGGTCGAGAAGGTGGTCCCCAGCGTCGAGGACCTCCAGCCGTTCGTCGAACTCATCGGCCGCTCGGGGACCGGCCAGGACCTCACCTCCTACCTCTCCCTGCTCACGCCGCCGGTGTCGTACCCGTCGCTGGACGCCGACGACCCCGAGAGTCCCCTCACGGCGACCGACCCGGACCGCGAGTTCCACCTCGTCCTCGTCGACAACGGCCGCATGGCGATGCGCGAGGACGACGACCTGCGGGAGACGCTGTACTGCATCCGCTGTTCGGCCTGCTCGAACACCTGCGCCAACTTCCAGTCCGTCGGCGGCCACGCCTTCGGCGGCGAGACCTACTCCGGCGGCATCGCGACGGGCTGGGAGGCCGGCGTCGAGGGGCTGGACGTCGCCGCCGAGTTCAACGACCTCTGCACGGGCTGCTCGCGCTGCGTGGAGGCCTGCCCCGTCGGCATCGACATCCCGTGGATCAACACGGTCGTCCGCGACCGCATCAACCGCTCGGGCGACCCGTCGCGCTTCGACTGGCTGGTCGACGGCCTCTCGCCGGACGCCGAGTCCGGGAGTGTCGGCCTGCGCGAGCGCTTCTTCGGCAACTTCGGGACCGTCGCCGCCCTCGGGAGCGCGACGGCCCCGCTCTCGAACCGGCTCGCCGACAGCGGCCCCGTCCGGCGGGCGATGGACCGCTGGCTCGGCATCACGCCCGAGCGCGACCTCCCGACGTTCGCGGGCGAGTCGTTCTCGACCTGGTTCGAGCGCCGTGGGGGCGCGCAGGTGCCGCCCGCCGCGGCCACCCGCGAGGTGGCGCTCTACCCCGACATCTACACGGAGTACATCGACACCGCACGCGGGAAGGCGGCGGTCCGGGCGCTGGAGGCGCTGGAGGTCAACGTTCGGGTACCGTCGGTCGGCGGGAGCGGCCGCGCGGCGCTCTCACAGGGGATGATAGAGACAGCCGCTTCACGGGCTCGGGCGGTGGTCGACGGGCTGGCGCCCCACCTCGACGCCGGGCGGGACGTGGTGGTCGTCGAGCCGTCGGACCTGGCGATGTTCCGCGGCGACTACGACCGCCTCGTCGACGACGACGGCGGGCTGAGCGAGGCCAGCTACGAGCCCTTCGAGTACCTCTACGGCCTGGCGGCCAACGGGGCCGACCTCGACGCGCTCCGGGGCGCCGGCGCGGCGTCGACCGGCCGGCTGGCCTACCACAGCCACTGCCAGCAGCGCACGCTCGGCCTGGAGACGTACACGGTCGCCGTGCTGGAGGACCTGGGCTACGACGTGGTCACCTCCGACGTCGAGTGTTGCGGGATGGCCGGCTCCTTCGGCTACAAGTCCGAGTACTACGAGCTGAGCGTCGACGTCGGCGAGCGACTCGCCGACCAGTTCACGGCCGACGGGACAGCCGACCGTCGGGTCGTCGCCAGCGGCACCTCCTGTCTCGACCAGCTCGACTCGCTGCTGGCCCGACAGCCGGCACATCCGGTCGAGGTCATCGCGCCCGGCGACGGCCCGGGGGACGGCTGA
- a CDS encoding cupin domain-containing protein: MASTGAARSVLRTGRPLDEQGEPRDGPVLELERGSEATELLRSAPRPLASNPGAGTWGTLLSHPDAGRTDAPELLQWLGPDAGQPPAHRHPAPERFEVLRGRLTVVRDGEDRRLDPGDAITVAPGVEHTFRNDTDGFVAFRAELPSMRTVLSLYTTWGLDHEGAFAADGGFAEPDPLHGLVLSEDVYPDTTVTAAPVALQRLLWATAGRVARARGYSGIDRSYLEDAFWRRHVEQPSLDRSDLG, translated from the coding sequence ATGGCTTCGACTGGTGCGGCCCGCTCCGTACTCCGGACCGGGCGTCCGCTCGACGAACAGGGCGAGCCCCGGGACGGCCCGGTGCTCGAACTCGAACGGGGGAGCGAGGCAACCGAACTGCTCCGCTCGGCCCCGCGGCCGCTGGCGTCGAACCCTGGGGCCGGGACGTGGGGAACGCTGCTCTCCCATCCCGACGCCGGGCGGACCGACGCCCCGGAACTGCTCCAGTGGCTGGGGCCGGACGCGGGCCAGCCGCCGGCCCACCGGCATCCGGCGCCGGAGCGGTTCGAGGTGCTCCGGGGGCGGTTGACCGTCGTCCGCGACGGCGAGGACCGCCGGCTCGATCCCGGCGACGCCATCACGGTCGCCCCCGGGGTCGAGCACACCTTCCGCAACGACACCGACGGGTTCGTCGCGTTCAGGGCCGAACTGCCGTCGATGCGGACCGTCCTGTCGCTGTACACCACCTGGGGACTCGACCACGAGGGCGCGTTCGCCGCCGACGGGGGGTTCGCCGAGCCGGACCCACTCCACGGGCTGGTCCTCAGCGAGGACGTGTACCCCGACACCACGGTGACGGCCGCCCCGGTCGCCCTCCAGCGACTGCTCTGGGCCACCGCCGGCCGCGTGGCACGGGCGCGCGGGTACTCGGGTATCGACCGCTCGTACCTCGAGGACGCGTTCTGGCGGCGCCACGTCGAGCAACCCTCGCTGGACCGCTCTGACCTCGGATAG
- a CDS encoding helix-turn-helix domain-containing protein codes for MKHLRVTADVDQERAPPFYTMLSDSAAIAEARLLEWNLPGEGIETVLFAVDGDTDPFVAAAPDAPSIEAVERTETGRWTYLLLELRPLESPLFEAIRTARARRGLVVRKPVVYRDGGMQFRVVGTATALQGALADAPDAMDVQVERVGRFRGGAEDPLASLSERQREALEAALELGYYDRPRTATHDDIAAELDCAPPTASEHLQKAEAALVRAALDGIRRGHAP; via the coding sequence ATGAAGCACCTCCGGGTCACGGCGGACGTCGACCAGGAGCGGGCGCCGCCGTTCTACACGATGCTGTCGGACTCGGCAGCTATCGCCGAGGCGCGACTGCTGGAGTGGAACCTGCCGGGGGAGGGCATCGAGACGGTGCTGTTCGCCGTCGACGGCGACACCGACCCGTTCGTGGCGGCCGCCCCGGACGCGCCGAGCATCGAGGCGGTCGAGCGCACGGAGACCGGTCGGTGGACGTACCTCCTCCTCGAACTCCGACCGCTGGAGTCCCCGCTGTTCGAGGCCATCCGCACGGCCAGGGCCCGGCGGGGACTCGTCGTCCGCAAGCCCGTCGTCTACCGCGACGGCGGGATGCAGTTCCGGGTCGTGGGCACCGCCACGGCACTCCAGGGTGCGCTCGCCGACGCACCGGACGCGATGGACGTACAGGTCGAGCGGGTCGGGCGGTTCCGCGGTGGGGCCGAGGACCCCCTCGCGTCGCTGAGCGAGCGCCAGCGCGAGGCCCTCGAGGCCGCGCTCGAACTGGGGTACTACGACCGCCCCCGCACCGCGACCCACGACGACATCGCCGCCGAGCTGGACTGTGCCCCACCGACGGCGTCCGAGCACCTCCAGAAGGCCGAGGCGGCGCTCGTCCGGGCCGCACTGGACGGCATCCGTCGGGGCCACGCGCCCTGA
- a CDS encoding SDR family oxidoreductase yields the protein MSVLVTGGSKGIGRRIATRLAEDGGTAFINYHSDDEAAQEAVAAVEEAGGEAHLVKGDVSTPEGAQAVVDQVAEETDELGQVVHCAVDPYSTSVVEADSERFTEAVTLNGVALQYVVSAALPLLDEGSSVFFLSSRGSDTVVPGYAAIGTAKAMGESMIRYMAKELAPRGVRANTVAAGPLETDAIHSVLDNAEERLEAAAEANPSGRGLEFDDVTEAVAWLASPEAEMVNGQLLFVDGGLYL from the coding sequence ATGTCCGTCCTCGTCACGGGCGGGTCGAAGGGCATCGGTCGACGGATCGCGACTCGGCTTGCCGAGGACGGTGGTACCGCCTTCATCAACTATCACAGCGACGACGAGGCCGCCCAGGAGGCCGTCGCGGCCGTCGAGGAGGCGGGCGGGGAAGCCCATCTGGTCAAGGGCGACGTCTCCACGCCCGAGGGCGCACAGGCCGTGGTCGACCAGGTCGCCGAGGAGACCGACGAACTCGGGCAGGTGGTCCACTGTGCGGTCGACCCGTACTCGACCTCCGTCGTAGAGGCCGACTCCGAGCGGTTCACCGAGGCCGTCACGCTGAACGGCGTCGCGCTGCAGTACGTGGTCAGTGCCGCACTCCCGCTACTGGACGAGGGGAGCAGCGTCTTCTTCCTGTCCAGCCGCGGGAGCGACACGGTCGTCCCTGGGTACGCCGCCATCGGGACGGCCAAGGCGATGGGCGAGAGCATGATCCGCTACATGGCGAAGGAACTCGCCCCGAGGGGGGTCCGTGCGAACACGGTCGCCGCCGGGCCACTGGAGACCGACGCCATCCACTCGGTCCTCGACAACGCCGAGGAGCGACTCGAAGCCGCCGCGGAGGCGAATCCGAGCGGTCGTGGGCTGGAGTTCGACGATGTCACCGAGGCCGTCGCGTGGCTGGCATCGCCGGAGGCGGAGATGGTCAACGGTCAGCTCCTGTTCGTCGACGGCGGGCTGTACCTGTAG